The genomic DNA CTTTTGATCACCCGGTTCTTGCGAGCATCGATAACCTTAACGTCGAGCTGCCGCAGACTGTCGTCACCAAGGaaaaggtcgaggagctggcgaTGGCCGCTGGCATCGACAAGGTTTTACGGTGGAAGCCGGCAAAGGTAAGCTTTTCCACCCACGTCTCACCggtccctccctcccttcctcaCAAGGGGGACAAACAAACATTCGGCTGACGCGCGCCGTAGCCCGAAAACCTCGCAGGATCAGGCCAGCAGATTGTGCTCAACTCGGCCGTGTTTGCGATCGTGGGAGCCATTACGCTCCAGCACGGCGCCGCGGTGGCAGGCAGAGTTATTAGGGAGAGAATACTGAGGCCGCTCTCGCTCAGGCAATaacgccgccgatgaagaggagggagaacAAGATAAAAAGAGAGACGTCTGTTGTATCATAGGTGTAAAACAATGACCGAAAAAGGACAAACATCCCAGCCGCCGCAACGCAAGCAAAGGGGCAGCCGAACCTTTTTCCCAATCCTGCCTTGTGACGCCGTGCTGCCACCGGGCCGCCGACAAAGCGGTAGCAGACGGCCCAAACGGATATAGAAGCCTATCCCGATGCGGAAGACGTGTTGCCTCATCCTACCTCGTCTGGCGGGCGCACCATGCCCGTGGTCAGGTGCATGACATGGGAGATGCTGCGGTCCGGCGGCTGCCAGGCCAGCCTGATGACCCATccgtccgtcgtcgagcagaGACTCTCGGCCAGTGGCTTTTGGACGCGGGTTGTCATCTCGACCGTGACGAGGTTGTTCACGATGGACTGCTCGACTCCCTTGCCAAAGATCAGGGCCTTGCGGATCATGCTATTGTTGGGGGTGCGCACGACGAGGCGCGAAGCCGGCGTCCAGTCGACGGCGTGCAGGCCAAAGTCACGCATGCCAGCGCGGCCGACCTCGCCCACCACGGCGTGCACGTAGCCCTCGCCCAGCGGACGGGCCATGTCTGACGTGGATCGCGTGCACAAGAAGAAGCTTTTGAGAAAGGCAAACGACTCATCCAGGGTGGCCATGCCAAAGCCGGGGTCCGGATTGACGTGCCAGATGCTCTTGGGCCAGTCGTTGGAGCCGTAGTGAACAACCCCCTCGCCCAAGGGGTCGTAGGCGAGCAGGTCGCTGGCAAGGATGGGCATTGTCAGGGTGCCGGAGGCGCCCTGGTACAGGACGAGGTCCCAGTCAGGGTTGATGTAGATCCGGTCCCAGGCCGGGTTTCGCTGATTCAGATAAGGATAGCCGTGGGTGTCGGGCTCTGATGACCTCATGGGCAGATGAATCCTGAAGAACGACAGCGCCTCGCGGCGTGACTCGGCGCACACGCGAAAGAGCGCCGGGCTCCTGTTCTCGCAGTACCAGTGGGCGTTGCAGGCGACGTTGCCCAGCTCATTGCCGGACACCTCGACGCCCGAGCCGTCCACGATGCCCCTGATGATGACAATGCGGGGGCGTTCGAGATGCATGCGCCATATCCTGGAGCGCAGCTCGTAGGGCA from Colletotrichum higginsianum IMI 349063 chromosome 3, whole genome shotgun sequence includes the following:
- a CDS encoding Pectinesterase; translation: MTRTLAPPLAKSDFGSKDNGNRTSRSFSDLPYELRSRIWRMHLERPRIVIIRGIVDGSGVEVSGNELGNVACNAHWYCENRSPALFRVCAESRREALSFFRIHLPMRSSEPDTHGYPYLNQRNPAWDRIYINPDWDLVLYQGASGTLTMPILASDLLAYDPLGEGVVHYGSNDWPKSIWHVNPDPGFGMATLDESFAFLKSFFLCTRSTSDMARPLGEGYVHAVVGEVGRAGMRDFGLHAVDWTPASRLVVRTPNNSMIRKALIFGKGVEQSIVNNLVTVEMTTRVQKPLAESLCSTTDGWVIRLAWQPPDRSISHVMHLTTGMVRPPDEVG